In a single window of the Nodularia spumigena CCY9414 genome:
- a CDS encoding RNA recognition motif domain-containing protein, translated as MSIYVGNLSYEVTEADLSGVFAEYGTVKRVQVPTDRETGRMRGFAFVEMETEAEEAAAIEALDGAEWMGRGLKVNKAKPKEDRGSFGGGNRGGGYGGGGGGGRNRY; from the coding sequence ATGTCGATTTACGTAGGCAACCTTTCTTACGAGGTTACAGAAGCAGATCTCAGTGGAGTATTTGCTGAATATGGCACTGTTAAGCGGGTTCAAGTACCTACTGACCGTGAAACAGGCCGGATGCGTGGTTTTGCTTTCGTTGAAATGGAGACAGAAGCAGAAGAAGCTGCTGCCATTGAAGCTCTTGATGGTGCTGAATGGATGGGTCGTGGACTCAAAGTAAATAAGGCTAAACCCAAGGAAGATAGAGGTTCCTTTGGTGGTGGTAACAGAGGAGGAGGATACGGCGGTGGTGGTGGTGGTGGACGTAACCGCTACTAA
- a CDS encoding flavin prenyltransferase UbiX — protein MSNNPKPLILGISGASGLIYAVHALKYLLAADYEIELVASKSTYMVWASEQETRMPAEPTAQEQFWREQAGVAVGGKLRCHPWGDVGAGIASGSFRTLGMIIMPCSMSTVAKIAGGLSSDLLERAADVQIKEGRKLVIVPRETPFSLIHLRNLTTLAETGVRVVPAIPAWYHNPQSIEDLVDFVVARALDQLDIDCIPIQRWQGSK, from the coding sequence GTGTCAAACAACCCCAAACCCCTTATATTAGGCATATCTGGTGCATCTGGTCTCATCTACGCCGTTCACGCCCTCAAATATCTGCTCGCAGCAGACTATGAGATTGAACTAGTAGCCTCTAAATCAACTTACATGGTTTGGGCCAGCGAACAGGAAACTCGAATGCCAGCTGAACCAACCGCACAAGAGCAATTCTGGCGAGAACAAGCTGGAGTCGCTGTTGGGGGTAAACTACGCTGCCATCCTTGGGGTGATGTGGGAGCCGGAATCGCCAGTGGTTCTTTTCGCACCTTGGGGATGATTATCATGCCATGTAGCATGAGTACAGTGGCCAAGATAGCAGGTGGCTTGAGTTCCGACTTACTGGAACGGGCTGCGGATGTCCAGATTAAAGAAGGGCGAAAGCTAGTCATCGTTCCCCGTGAAACCCCATTTAGCCTGATTCACCTGCGAAACTTAACAACTTTGGCAGAAACTGGAGTCAGAGTTGTACCAGCCATTCCGGCTTGGTATCACAATCCTCAAAGCATTGAGGACTTAGTTGATTTTGTAGTTGCTCGTGCTTTAGATCAACTAGATATTGATTGCATTCCCATTCAGCGTTGGCAAGGAAGTAAATAA
- the infC gene encoding translation initiation factor IF-3, with product MIVVKKQLINSQIKSNQVYLIDHENNNRGLVDTAEALELAESLELDLVVVSESKDTPVAKIINYGKLQYQKKKRQTQSARPTVKEVRFRPNVGIADYNLRIEQATQWLSKGDSVKFAIRLRGREHQHREQAGEMLDRIVAALSEVGKVQSLDKRSLIVQVIPA from the coding sequence ATTATCGTAGTCAAAAAACAACTAATCAACTCCCAAATTAAGTCAAATCAAGTCTACTTGATTGACCATGAGAATAATAACCGTGGTCTAGTTGACACAGCCGAGGCTCTAGAGCTAGCAGAAAGTCTAGAACTTGACCTGGTTGTAGTATCTGAAAGCAAAGACACGCCAGTTGCAAAGATTATCAACTATGGCAAGCTTCAGTATCAAAAGAAAAAACGTCAGACCCAGAGTGCTAGACCAACCGTCAAAGAAGTTCGATTCCGTCCAAACGTGGGTATAGCAGACTACAATTTACGTATTGAGCAAGCGACACAATGGCTGAGTAAAGGCGATTCAGTGAAGTTTGCAATTCGTTTGCGAGGTCGTGAACATCAACATCGCGAGCAAGCTGGAGAAATGCTAGACCGCATTGTCGCTGCTCTGAGTGAAGTAGGCAAAGTTCAGTCCCTAGATAAACGCTCACTGATTGTTCAAGTCATTCCTGCTTAA
- a CDS encoding shikimate kinase: MSSLLQGVNLYLIGMMGAGKTTVGQLLAKHLGYGFLDTDSVITQSAGRSINQLFAEEGEAAFRQLESDVLAQVCAYTRLTIATGGGIILRTENWSYLHHGLVVWLDVPVELLYTRLAEDTTRPLLQDADPQGKLRSLLEQRTPLYSQADLKITVREEQTPEDIANRVIEAIPSVLKPQVSQ; the protein is encoded by the coding sequence GTGAGCAGCTTATTACAAGGAGTCAACCTGTACTTAATTGGTATGATGGGCGCTGGTAAAACGACTGTAGGACAATTACTAGCAAAGCATTTGGGTTATGGGTTTTTAGATACCGATAGTGTAATTACCCAATCAGCAGGAAGATCCATAAATCAGCTTTTTGCTGAAGAAGGTGAAGCAGCGTTTCGTCAGCTAGAAAGTGATGTATTGGCACAAGTTTGTGCTTATACGCGGTTGACTATAGCAACAGGTGGAGGCATCATTTTACGGACAGAAAACTGGAGTTACCTACATCACGGTTTAGTTGTGTGGCTAGACGTGCCAGTGGAATTACTCTACACCCGCTTGGCAGAGGATACCACAAGACCATTATTACAAGATGCTGATCCTCAAGGCAAATTGCGATCGCTTCTCGAACAACGAACACCACTTTACTCTCAAGCTGATCTCAAAATTACTGTGAGAGAAGAACAAACACCTGAAGACATTGCTAACAGAGTCATAGAAGCAATTCCCAGCGTTCTCAAACCACAAGTTTCTCAATGA
- a CDS encoding ribonuclease R family protein, with product MEFSIATLLANFTDDKLVARKVLEKKLGCEDEISLQKLHIALEVLEKIGILVKERGKYRRVAEEGVIEAKLRCSSKGFCFAIQDVEGAEDIYIRESHLSNAWNGDRVLVRVLKEGSRRRSPEGEVKLILERSNHTLLARIKPVENGFRAVPLDDRLLFELKIQTNGMKLEEAIDHLAHVEVLRYPLAQHPPLGRVVQILGSDAEAAADIDLVTCKHDLSRNFPDSVLDAAAKLPKRLLKADLKNKLDLRNLFTLTIAGVNFDTKFIENAFSLEKTAEGHWLLGFHIADVSHYVHPDEPLDRESVKRGKSVYLGNLGLPMLPECVAERCAFVEGSDRLALSFLIAIDPQSGEALEWEIQPSVINVDAALSRQEAEAILTGETEDELPKVIEILQDLETLQKAVKQTRLARGSLQLNLPPNQNPYYDEGILGAVLVNDLPVRSLLTEFVLLVNELMAKHLSALGIPAIWRVQGTPDTEDVQEMLKLAINLGVELTLEAEVDIQPLDYQHLTGAFAESPSEQVLTYLLQDTLKPAAYNTTKGTHFGLSLDQYTHCTSPLRRYPDLLIQRVYYRLLEHGRDRRNTRVKERVNLRHSSSHNEINWNVLPPELQQELQSDLHRVIIQINDREKEVQEAEADLAGLQKAQLMKQRIGQVFQGVITGVQSYGFFVEIEVPAAESNPGEDISVPLRVEGLVHVSSLKDDWYEYRARQQALFGRKNRASYRLGDRVAVQVKSVDYYRQQIDLVTVSSDLVAKGLGVNATNNDPSDIYLPSNLDTYAEDE from the coding sequence ATGGAATTTTCTATCGCTACACTCCTTGCCAATTTCACTGATGATAAATTGGTTGCTCGTAAAGTTTTGGAAAAGAAACTCGGTTGCGAGGATGAAATTAGTTTACAAAAACTTCACATTGCCTTGGAAGTTCTGGAAAAAATCGGAATTCTGGTGAAAGAACGCGGCAAATATCGCCGGGTGGCAGAAGAAGGTGTGATTGAAGCCAAACTCCGTTGTTCTAGTAAAGGCTTTTGCTTTGCTATTCAAGATGTGGAAGGAGCGGAGGATATTTATATTCGCGAAAGCCATTTGAGTAATGCTTGGAATGGCGATCGCGTTTTGGTAAGAGTCCTCAAAGAAGGTAGTCGTCGCCGTTCTCCAGAAGGAGAAGTTAAGCTGATCCTGGAACGTTCCAACCACACATTACTGGCACGAATCAAGCCAGTAGAAAACGGTTTTAGGGCTGTACCTTTAGATGATCGACTGCTGTTTGAACTCAAAATCCAAACAAACGGCATGAAATTAGAAGAGGCCATTGACCACCTGGCTCATGTGGAAGTGCTGCGTTATCCATTAGCACAACATCCCCCCTTAGGTCGAGTGGTACAAATCCTGGGTAGCGATGCTGAGGCTGCTGCTGATATAGATTTGGTAACTTGTAAGCACGATTTATCCCGTAATTTCCCGGATTCAGTTTTAGACGCAGCAGCTAAGTTGCCCAAAAGGCTCCTGAAAGCAGACCTGAAAAATAAACTAGATTTACGAAATTTATTTACTCTGACAATTGCAGGTGTTAATTTTGACACAAAATTCATTGAGAATGCTTTCAGTTTAGAAAAAACAGCAGAGGGACATTGGCTTTTAGGCTTTCATATTGCTGATGTTTCCCATTATGTCCACCCTGATGAACCCTTAGATAGAGAATCTGTGAAGCGGGGTAAATCAGTATACTTGGGCAATTTAGGGTTGCCAATGTTACCTGAATGTGTAGCCGAACGCTGTGCATTCGTAGAAGGAAGCGATCGCCTAGCCCTGTCTTTCTTAATTGCCATTGATCCACAGTCTGGAGAAGCGTTGGAGTGGGAAATTCAGCCCAGTGTGATCAATGTCGATGCAGCACTGAGTCGGCAAGAAGCAGAAGCTATTCTCACTGGTGAAACTGAAGATGAACTGCCAAAGGTAATTGAGATTCTGCAAGACCTAGAAACATTGCAAAAGGCAGTGAAACAGACGCGCCTGGCTCGTGGTAGCTTGCAGTTGAATTTACCACCTAATCAAAACCCCTACTATGATGAGGGGATATTGGGAGCAGTATTGGTCAATGATTTACCAGTGCGATCGCTCTTGACAGAGTTCGTGCTACTAGTGAATGAACTCATGGCTAAACATCTGAGTGCTTTAGGTATTCCGGCCATTTGGCGAGTCCAAGGTACACCGGATACCGAAGATGTTCAGGAAATGCTGAAGTTAGCCATCAATTTAGGTGTAGAACTCACACTAGAAGCAGAAGTAGATATTCAACCTTTGGATTATCAGCACTTAACTGGGGCTTTTGCTGAATCCCCATCAGAGCAAGTTCTGACTTATCTATTACAAGACACACTTAAACCAGCTGCCTATAACACCACGAAAGGAACCCACTTTGGTTTATCACTAGATCAATATACTCACTGTACTTCGCCTCTACGAAGATACCCAGATTTGCTCATACAAAGAGTGTATTATAGGTTACTAGAACATGGACGCGATCGCCGCAACACCCGTGTGAAAGAGCGAGTTAACCTGCGCCATTCTTCTTCTCACAACGAAATTAACTGGAACGTTCTCCCGCCAGAATTGCAACAAGAACTCCAAAGTGATTTGCATCGGGTAATTATCCAGATTAACGACAGAGAAAAAGAAGTCCAAGAAGCCGAAGCCGATTTAGCCGGACTACAAAAAGCCCAACTGATGAAACAGCGCATCGGTCAGGTCTTCCAAGGCGTAATTACTGGTGTACAATCCTATGGCTTCTTTGTGGAAATTGAAGTTCCAGCCGCCGAATCGAATCCTGGAGAAGATATCAGCGTACCTTTACGGGTAGAAGGACTGGTACACGTCAGTTCCCTCAAAGATGATTGGTATGAATACCGCGCCAGACAACAGGCACTATTTGGGCGGAAAAATCGAGCTTCTTACAGACTAGGCGATCGCGTAGCCGTGCAAGTGAAAAGTGTCGATTACTATCGTCAGCAAATTGATTTAGTAACTGTCAGCAGCGATCTTGTAGCTAAAGGTTTGGGTGTCAATGCTACCAACAACGACCCATCAGATATCTACTTACCCAGTAACTTGGATACATACGCAGAGGATGAGTGA
- a CDS encoding IS630 family transposase (programmed frameshift) — protein sequence MGSRLRIFLTKKQDRELFDLRTAKVPQKVKDRAEVIRLNADGWYVEKIAAHFDWGEQTVRVVLNKWEKEGIEGLHELPGRGRKPKLVEADIEYLEKCLKEEAQTYNSKQLAEKLDKERGIKVSTNTIRRGLKKGVIWKRIRISHQAKQDPVTRANKQADMDMLELAAASGEIDLKYLDESGFSAWSDSGYTYYQKGEQKKLEQTKRRGRRISIIGLFQPLISFIYGLVIGGVKRSSYIKMMEQEAQEASESKRMRVIVQDNGPIHCCKEVQALWTKWEQMGLYMFFLPKYCSEMNPIELEWQHLKRDEIAGKMFEDELELAYAVMDGVETRGKKGKHRTERTKFNKAN from the exons ATGGGGTCAAGGTTAAGGATATTCCTGACAAAAAAACAAGATAGAGAGTTGTTTGACCTGAGAACAGCGAAAGTACCGCAGAAAGTAAAAGATAGAGCTGAAGTAATCAGATTAAATGCAGATGGTTGGTATGTGGAAAAAATAGCGGCTCACTTTGATTGGGGAGAGCAAACAGTAAGAGTCGTGTTGAATAAGTGGGAAAAAGAAGGAATAGAAGGACTCCATGAGTTACCAGGTCGAGGGAGAAAGCCAAAATTGGTGGAAGCTGACATTGAATATTTAGAAAAATGCTTGAAAGAAGAAGCACAAACTTATAACAGTAAGCAATTAGCAGAAAAACTGGATAAAGAGCGTGGGATAAAAGTAAGTACCAACACAATCAGACGGGGACTA AAAAAAGGGGTGATTTGGAAGCGGATAAGAATAAGTCATCAAGCAAAACAAGATCCAGTGACTCGTGCAAATAAACAAGCAGATATGGATATGTTAGAACTGGCTGCGGCTAGTGGAGAAATAGACCTAAAATATTTGGATGAATCAGGATTTTCAGCTTGGAGTGATTCAGGTTATACATACTATCAAAAAGGAGAACAAAAAAAGCTCGAACAAACAAAAAGACGTGGACGCAGAATCAGTATTATTGGGCTATTTCAGCCATTAATTAGCTTTATTTATGGTCTAGTAATTGGAGGAGTTAAGCGCAGTTCTTACATCAAAATGATGGAACAAGAGGCGCAAGAAGCATCTGAAAGTAAACGAATGAGAGTCATAGTTCAAGATAATGGACCAATACATTGTTGTAAAGAAGTTCAGGCATTATGGACAAAGTGGGAACAAATGGGTTTATATATGTTTTTCCTTCCTAAATATTGCTCGGAAATGAATCCAATTGAATTAGAATGGCAACATCTTAAACGAGATGAAATTGCTGGAAAAATGTTTGAGGATGAATTAGAACTAGCGTATGCAGTTATGGATGGTGTTGAAACCAGAGGTAAAAAAGGAAAACACCGGACAGAACGTACTAAATTTAACAAAGCCAATTAG
- the psbD gene encoding photosystem II D2 protein (photosystem q(a) protein), with protein MTIAVGRAPSRGWFDVLDDWLKRDRFVFVGWSGILLFPCAYLALGGWLTGTTFVTSWYSHGLASSYLEGANFLTVAVSSPPDSLGHSLLLLWGPEAQGNLTRWFQLGGLWPFVALHGAFALIGFMLRQFEIARLVGIRPYNALAFSAPIAVFVSVFLMYPLGQSSWFFGPSFGVAAIFRFLLFLQGFHNWTLNPFHMMGVAGVLGGALLCAIHGATVENTLFEDGEGSSNTFPAFNPTQAEETYSMVTANRFWSQIFGIAFSNKRWLHFFMLFVPVTGLWMASIGIVGLALNLRAYDFVSQELRAAEDPEFETFYTKNILLNEGIRAWMAPQDQPHKQFVFPEEVLPRGNAL; from the coding sequence ATGACCATCGCAGTTGGACGCGCCCCTAGTAGAGGGTGGTTTGACGTATTAGACGACTGGTTAAAGCGCGATCGCTTTGTATTCGTAGGCTGGTCAGGGATATTATTATTTCCCTGCGCTTACCTAGCACTAGGCGGTTGGCTCACCGGTACAACATTCGTCACATCCTGGTACTCCCACGGATTAGCATCATCTTACCTGGAAGGAGCTAACTTCTTAACAGTTGCAGTTTCCTCCCCACCAGACAGCTTGGGACACTCCCTACTCTTGTTGTGGGGACCCGAAGCTCAAGGCAACCTCACCCGTTGGTTCCAATTGGGTGGCTTGTGGCCATTCGTAGCCCTACACGGAGCCTTTGCATTGATTGGCTTCATGTTGCGCCAATTTGAAATTGCCCGTCTTGTAGGCATCCGTCCATACAACGCTCTCGCCTTCTCTGCCCCCATTGCGGTATTCGTCAGCGTATTTCTGATGTACCCCTTGGGACAGTCTAGCTGGTTCTTTGGCCCTAGCTTTGGTGTAGCTGCAATTTTCCGTTTCCTACTATTCCTCCAAGGTTTCCACAACTGGACACTTAACCCCTTCCACATGATGGGTGTAGCAGGTGTTCTAGGTGGTGCGCTGTTGTGTGCCATTCACGGAGCCACAGTAGAAAATACCTTGTTTGAAGACGGTGAAGGTTCTTCTAACACCTTCCCTGCTTTTAACCCTACCCAAGCTGAAGAAACCTACTCAATGGTGACAGCAAACCGTTTCTGGTCACAGATTTTCGGGATTGCATTCTCCAACAAACGTTGGTTACACTTCTTCATGCTATTTGTGCCAGTAACTGGCTTATGGATGGCATCAATTGGGATTGTTGGTTTAGCACTAAACCTGCGGGCTTATGACTTCGTTTCCCAAGAATTACGGGCAGCAGAAGACCCAGAGTTTGAAACTTTCTATACCAAAAACATTTTGTTGAACGAGGGTATCCGCGCTTGGATGGCTCCTCAAGATCAGCCACATAAACAATTCGTATTCCCAGAGGAGGTTCTACCACGTGGTAACGCTCTCTAA
- the psbC gene encoding photosystem II reaction center protein CP43 has translation MVTLSNRPSVLGGGRDQESSGFAWWSGNARLINLSGKLLGAHVAHAGLIVFWAGAMTLFEVAHFIPEKPMYEQGLILLPHVATLGWGVGAGGEVIDTFPYFVVGVLHLISSAVLGFGGIYHAVRGPETLEEYSSFFGYDWKDKNKMTNIIGFHLIILGCGALLLVLKAMFFGGVYDTWAPGGGDVRVITNPTLNPAVIFGYLIKSPFGGEGWIVSVNNMEDVIGGHIWIALMCISGGIWHIFTKPFAWARRAFIWSGEAYLSYSLGALSLMGFIASTMVWYNNTVYPSEFFGPTGPEASQAQALTFLIRDQRLGANVGSAQGPTGLGKYLMRSPTGEIIFGGETMRFWDFQGPWLEPLRGPNGLDLDKVKNDIQPWQARRAAEYMTHAPLGSLNSVGGVATEINSFNYVSPRAWLATSHFVLGFFFLIGHLWHAGRARAAAGGFEKGINRETEPVMFMDDID, from the coding sequence GTGGTAACGCTCTCTAATAGACCATCTGTATTAGGCGGCGGACGTGACCAAGAATCATCAGGCTTTGCTTGGTGGTCTGGAAACGCTCGTTTAATCAACCTATCTGGTAAACTGCTGGGCGCACACGTTGCCCATGCTGGTTTGATTGTATTCTGGGCGGGAGCGATGACTTTATTTGAAGTCGCTCACTTCATTCCTGAAAAGCCCATGTACGAGCAGGGCTTAATCCTGCTTCCTCACGTCGCCACCCTCGGATGGGGTGTTGGTGCTGGTGGTGAAGTTATCGACACCTTCCCCTATTTTGTTGTGGGTGTACTCCACCTAATTTCTTCAGCTGTACTGGGTTTTGGCGGTATCTATCATGCTGTTCGTGGCCCAGAAACCTTAGAAGAATATTCTTCTTTCTTTGGTTATGACTGGAAAGACAAGAACAAGATGACCAACATCATCGGCTTCCACCTAATCATCCTGGGATGTGGTGCGTTGCTGTTGGTGCTGAAGGCAATGTTCTTTGGCGGTGTGTACGATACTTGGGCCCCTGGTGGTGGTGATGTTCGTGTTATTACTAACCCAACATTAAACCCTGCTGTAATCTTCGGTTATTTGATCAAATCTCCCTTCGGTGGCGAAGGCTGGATTGTGAGCGTCAATAACATGGAAGATGTCATCGGTGGTCACATCTGGATTGCCCTGATGTGTATTTCCGGTGGTATCTGGCACATCTTCACCAAGCCTTTTGCTTGGGCGCGTCGTGCGTTCATCTGGTCTGGCGAAGCTTACCTTTCCTACAGCTTAGGCGCTCTTTCCTTAATGGGATTCATCGCCTCCACAATGGTTTGGTATAACAACACCGTTTACCCCAGCGAATTCTTTGGCCCCACTGGTCCTGAAGCTTCTCAAGCTCAAGCTTTGACCTTCTTGATTCGTGACCAACGCTTAGGTGCTAACGTCGGTTCTGCACAAGGCCCCACAGGTCTTGGTAAATACCTGATGCGTTCTCCTACCGGTGAAATTATCTTCGGTGGTGAAACCATGCGCTTCTGGGACTTCCAAGGCCCTTGGTTAGAACCTCTACGTGGTCCTAACGGTCTTGACTTAGATAAAGTCAAGAATGATATTCAACCTTGGCAAGCACGTCGTGCGGCTGAATACATGACTCACGCTCCTTTGGGTTCTTTGAACTCTGTAGGTGGTGTGGCTACTGAAATCAACTCTTTCAACTACGTATCTCCACGTGCTTGGTTGGCAACATCTCACTTCGTATTAGGTTTCTTCTTCCTCATTGGTCACCTATGGCACGCTGGTCGCGCTCGCGCAGCTGCTGGTGGTTTTGAGAAGGGAATTAACCGTGAGACTGAGCCAGTTATGTTCATGGATGACATTGACTAG
- a CDS encoding FAD-dependent oxidoreductase — translation MKRRHKVAYSLTSLVSVSLISNLIAPQSAIVAAPPRNPDKTVNCEILVVGGGLSGVATAYEGLLAGRTVCLTEITDWLGGQISSQGTSALDERPTQRSRQFYSRGYLELRNRIERKYGKLNPGDCWVSDSCFLPRDAHTVMAQMLKDAERKGRGKLEWFPNTVVKDLEISPSTVDGGGKLINSANRQVSAAIAIQHQPAKGAPPHNTFTLSQTIEDAYRYENSSRFTKNIIRLVPQKSQGNAPKWYVVDASETGEIIALADVPYRLGIDPRSHLEPSSSSAQNDPYCTQGFTYTFAMEATKGPQPQKMPPFYLQYSPYFSYELQRLANFDLVFTYRRIWSPQQGEPVTFRGVRFSTPTPGDISMQNWTWGNDYRPGTAQDNLVYTRQQLQAAGQLQPGGWLGGLRTETLQRGEENALAYYYWLVAGTTDSQLGEGVKQQHPNNRFISGLNSPMGTAHGLSKYPYMREGRRIIGRPSWGQPGGFTIWETDISRRDYNDEYYRKMLPAAMYRRLQGTLAGLEAVSVIIGKKPPEQVMRRTRSTIFPDAVGIGHYAIDFHPCMEKSPPEAAGNRERPGERRGAGQAYPFQIALRAMIPQKIDNLIVGGKSIATSHIAAAAYRVHSFEWSAGAAAGTTAAFSLKNQVAPYQLVKDLPRPSPQLQALKRLLQQNGNPTAFPDTSIFNENWENWR, via the coding sequence ATGAAGCGTAGACACAAAGTAGCTTACAGCTTGACATCACTGGTCAGTGTCAGCTTAATATCTAACTTGATTGCACCACAGTCTGCCATTGTTGCAGCACCACCGAGAAACCCAGACAAAACCGTAAATTGTGAGATATTAGTTGTGGGTGGTGGACTTTCAGGCGTAGCTACAGCTTACGAGGGTTTACTAGCGGGACGCACAGTTTGTCTCACAGAAATTACAGATTGGTTGGGAGGACAAATTTCTTCTCAGGGAACATCTGCATTAGATGAACGCCCCACCCAGCGCAGTCGCCAATTTTATTCTCGTGGCTACTTGGAATTGCGAAATCGCATTGAACGCAAATACGGTAAACTTAACCCTGGGGATTGCTGGGTAAGTGACTCTTGCTTTCTGCCTCGTGATGCTCATACCGTCATGGCTCAGATGCTCAAAGATGCTGAAAGAAAGGGTAGAGGCAAGTTAGAATGGTTCCCCAATACGGTAGTTAAGGATTTAGAAATTAGCCCATCTACAGTTGATGGTGGTGGAAAATTAATTAATAGTGCGAACCGACAGGTCAGCGCAGCTATCGCAATTCAACATCAACCAGCAAAAGGCGCACCACCTCATAACACCTTTACTTTATCTCAAACCATAGAAGATGCTTATCGCTACGAAAACTCATCTCGGTTCACCAAAAATATTATTCGCCTAGTTCCCCAAAAAAGCCAAGGGAACGCCCCAAAATGGTACGTTGTCGATGCTAGCGAAACCGGAGAAATTATCGCCCTTGCTGACGTTCCCTACCGCTTAGGTATTGACCCTCGTTCCCACCTCGAACCTTCTTCTTCCAGCGCCCAAAACGATCCTTATTGTACCCAAGGATTTACTTACACTTTTGCAATGGAGGCTACAAAGGGACCACAACCCCAGAAAATGCCGCCATTTTATTTACAGTATTCTCCATATTTTAGTTATGAATTACAGCGACTGGCAAACTTTGACTTAGTTTTCACCTATCGCCGCATCTGGAGTCCACAACAGGGAGAGCCTGTAACCTTTCGTGGTGTGAGGTTTTCTACTCCCACACCAGGGGACATTTCCATGCAAAACTGGACTTGGGGTAACGACTATCGCCCCGGAACCGCCCAAGATAACCTAGTTTACACGCGCCAACAGTTACAAGCTGCTGGACAGTTGCAACCAGGGGGATGGCTGGGGGGACTACGCACAGAAACCCTCCAAAGAGGTGAGGAAAACGCCCTTGCTTATTATTACTGGCTAGTAGCTGGAACTACAGATTCTCAACTAGGTGAAGGTGTTAAACAGCAACACCCAAATAATCGCTTTATATCCGGCTTAAATTCCCCAATGGGAACAGCGCATGGCTTATCGAAATATCCATATATGCGCGAAGGACGGCGGATTATTGGCCGTCCCAGTTGGGGACAACCTGGAGGGTTTACGATTTGGGAAACTGATATTTCTCGCCGCGACTACAACGATGAGTATTATCGCAAAATGCTGCCGGCGGCTATGTACCGGAGATTACAAGGAACCCTTGCAGGCTTAGAAGCAGTATCAGTAATTATAGGTAAAAAGCCACCCGAACAAGTAATGCGGCGGACTCGTTCGACTATTTTTCCCGATGCTGTAGGTATTGGTCACTATGCCATAGACTTCCATCCTTGCATGGAGAAAAGCCCTCCAGAAGCTGCTGGTAATAGAGAACGTCCCGGAGAAAGGCGCGGTGCTGGTCAAGCTTATCCCTTCCAAATTGCCCTCAGAGCCATGATTCCCCAAAAAATCGATAATTTGATTGTAGGGGGTAAAAGTATCGCTACCAGTCACATTGCGGCAGCAGCCTATCGGGTACACTCATTTGAATGGTCGGCTGGCGCTGCTGCGGGAACTACTGCGGCTTTCTCTTTAAAAAATCAAGTTGCACCTTATCAATTGGTAAAGGATTTACCGAGACCATCTCCACAATTACAAGCTCTCAAACGTCTGTTGCAGCAAAATGGCAACCCGACGGCTTTCCCTGATACTTCCATTTTTAACGAAAACTGGGAGAATTGGCGTTAG
- a CDS encoding transposase — MDMLELAAASGEIDLKYLDESGFSAWSDSGYTYYQKGEQKKLEQTKRRGRRISIIGLFQPLISFIYGLVIGGVKRSSYIKMMEQEAQEASESKRMRVIVQDNGPIHCCKEVQALWTKWEQMGLYMFFLPKYCSEMNPIELEWQHLKRDEIAGKMFEDELELAYAVMDGVETRGKKGKHRTERTKFNKAN, encoded by the coding sequence ATGGATATGTTAGAACTGGCTGCGGCTAGTGGAGAAATAGACCTAAAATATTTGGATGAATCAGGATTTTCAGCTTGGAGTGATTCAGGTTATACATACTATCAAAAAGGAGAACAAAAAAAGCTCGAACAAACAAAAAGACGTGGACGCAGAATCAGTATTATTGGGCTATTTCAGCCATTAATTAGCTTTATTTATGGTCTAGTAATTGGAGGAGTTAAGCGCAGTTCTTACATCAAAATGATGGAACAAGAGGCGCAAGAAGCATCTGAAAGTAAACGAATGAGAGTCATAGTTCAAGATAATGGACCAATACATTGTTGTAAAGAAGTTCAGGCATTATGGACAAAGTGGGAACAAATGGGTTTATATATGTTTTTCCTTCCTAAATATTGCTCGGAAATGAATCCAATTGAATTAGAATGGCAACATCTTAAACGAGATGAAATTGCTGGAAAAATGTTTGAGGATGAATTAGAACTAGCGTATGCAGTTATGGATGGTGTTGAAACCAGAGGTAAAAAAGGAAAACACCGGACAGAACGTACTAAATTTAACAAAGCCAATTAG